In the genome of Halapricum salinum, one region contains:
- a CDS encoding rhodanese-like domain-containing protein: MDGEIHVDELQSLLDEDDDVEIVDIRASSAFERGHIPGSRNIPFPQLVDRVDELDDDPERIVTVCPHGKSSVQAARLIQSYEGIEETPVESLAEGLTGWDGPIETSDAPADPDAPF; this comes from the coding sequence ATGGACGGCGAGATTCACGTCGACGAACTCCAGTCGCTCCTCGACGAGGACGACGACGTCGAGATCGTAGATATTAGAGCGTCTTCGGCGTTCGAGCGAGGACACATCCCCGGCAGCCGGAACATCCCCTTCCCACAGCTTGTCGACCGCGTCGACGAACTCGACGACGACCCCGAGCGGATCGTGACGGTCTGCCCCCACGGCAAGTCCAGCGTCCAGGCCGCCCGGCTCATTCAGTCCTACGAGGGGATCGAGGAGACACCGGTCGAGAGTCTCGCGGAGGGGCTCACCGGCTGGGACGGCCCGATCGAGACGAGCGACGCCCCCGCAGATCCCGACGCACCGTTCTGA